A region from the Wansuia hejianensis genome encodes:
- the uxuA gene encoding mannonate dehydratase yields the protein MEMTLRWYGSQYDTVTLKQIRQIPGVTGVISMLYEKLPGEVWEYEEILRLKQEIEAAGLRLSGIESVNVHDAIKVGGPDRDLYIDRYIDSLRNLGRADIHLVCYNFMPVFDWTRTELARVRPDGSTVLAYTQQAIDAVTPETMFESISGDMNGSVMPGWEPERMARIKELFELYRDTDNEALFRNLKYFLERIMPVCDEYDIRMAIHPDDPAWSVFGLPRIITNLENIQRVMKMVDNPHNGVTFCSGSYGTNLKNDLPLMIRSLKGRIHFAHVRNLKFNSQTDFEEASHLSSDGNFDMYEIMKALYETGFDGPIRPDHGRMIWDEVAMPGYGLYDRALGAAYLNGLWEAIEKGSAERRELR from the coding sequence ATGGAAATGACATTGAGGTGGTATGGCTCGCAATATGATACGGTGACATTGAAGCAGATCCGGCAGATTCCGGGAGTTACCGGGGTGATCAGCATGCTGTATGAGAAGCTTCCGGGAGAAGTCTGGGAATATGAGGAAATATTGAGGCTGAAGCAGGAGATAGAGGCGGCGGGCCTTCGTCTCTCAGGGATTGAGAGCGTGAATGTACATGATGCGATTAAGGTGGGAGGACCCGACCGGGATCTGTATATAGACCGGTATATTGATTCGCTCAGGAATCTGGGCAGGGCGGATATCCATCTGGTATGCTACAATTTCATGCCGGTGTTCGACTGGACCCGGACAGAGCTGGCCCGTGTGAGGCCGGATGGTTCCACCGTGCTGGCCTATACGCAGCAGGCGATTGATGCAGTTACCCCGGAGACAATGTTTGAGAGTATTTCGGGGGATATGAACGGCAGCGTGATGCCCGGATGGGAACCGGAACGGATGGCAAGGATCAAGGAGCTGTTTGAATTATACAGAGATACGGATAATGAAGCGTTGTTTCGGAACCTGAAGTATTTCCTGGAGCGGATTATGCCTGTATGTGACGAATATGATATTCGAATGGCGATCCATCCGGACGACCCGGCCTGGAGTGTATTCGGGCTGCCCCGGATTATTACAAATCTGGAGAATATCCAGAGGGTGATGAAGATGGTAGATAATCCGCACAATGGCGTTACGTTCTGTTCGGGTTCCTATGGGACCAATCTGAAAAATGATCTTCCGTTAATGATACGTTCTTTAAAAGGCAGGATCCATTTTGCGCATGTAAGAAATCTGAAATTTAATTCTCAGACGGATTTTGAAGAGGCGTCACATCTTTCTTCCGACGGTAATTTTGATATGTATGAGATCATGAAGGCACTTTATGAGACGGGATTTGACGGCCCGATCCGTCCGGATCACGGAAGGATGATCTGGGATGAAGTCGCTATGCCTGGCTATGGGCTGTACGACAGGGCGTTAGGGGCTGCTTATTTAAATGGATTGTGGGAGGCGATTGAGAAGGGAAGCGCTGAACGGAGGGAATTGAGATGA
- a CDS encoding mannitol dehydrogenase family protein: MKLNREGLRSAEEWKAAGYMLPQYDREAIYRNTMGNPRWIHFGAGNIFRAFQANIMQRLLNREVCDTGLIAAEGYDAEIIDRVNKPCDDYSILATLKADGSIEKTVIGSVLQSYVLDPERKEEFGQLKKVLCNPSLQMASFTITEKGYNVYDKQGELLPGIRTDLEHGPENPKSYIGKVVSLIYARFLAGSFPLALVSMDNCSRNGERLSEAVLVFGEGWEERGLVQNGFLDYLKDPRKITFPWSMIDKITPRPDETVLRMLKADGLEDLDIVVTAKHTYTAPFVNAEECEYLVIEDRFPNGRPPLEKGGVIFTDRATVEKVEKMKVGACLNPIHTALAVFGCLLGYRKISDEMKQPLLKKLAARLGYDEGLPAAVNPGIIEPAKFLKEVLTVRIPNPFMPDTPQRIATDTSQKLAARFGGTIRTYLASESLSVSELRIIPLVFAGWLRYLLGVDDGGKPFPLSPDPMQEELAEQLKEIRLGQISGAEDAVRPILKNDRIFGVDLYQAGLAAKVLDNFKEMLHGPGAVQACLEQELG; encoded by the coding sequence ATGAAGCTGAATCGAGAGGGACTGCGCAGCGCAGAAGAATGGAAAGCGGCAGGCTACATGCTTCCACAATATGACCGTGAAGCAATATACAGGAATACCATGGGAAACCCCCGATGGATTCATTTTGGGGCCGGGAATATCTTTCGGGCATTTCAGGCCAACATCATGCAGAGGCTGTTGAACCGGGAGGTGTGTGATACAGGCTTAATCGCGGCGGAGGGATATGATGCTGAGATCATTGACCGCGTAAATAAGCCTTGCGACGACTACAGTATTCTGGCGACGCTGAAAGCGGACGGTTCAATTGAGAAGACGGTGATTGGAAGCGTGTTACAGTCATACGTATTAGATCCGGAACGGAAAGAAGAGTTTGGACAGCTGAAAAAAGTTTTATGCAATCCATCTCTTCAAATGGCCAGCTTTACGATTACGGAAAAAGGTTATAATGTATATGATAAACAGGGAGAACTGCTGCCTGGAATCCGGACAGATCTGGAACATGGCCCGGAAAACCCCAAGAGCTACATAGGAAAGGTGGTTTCTCTGATCTACGCAAGATTTTTGGCCGGCTCGTTTCCACTGGCCCTGGTGAGCATGGACAACTGTTCACGCAATGGGGAACGCCTGTCGGAGGCTGTGCTTGTCTTTGGGGAAGGGTGGGAAGAACGGGGGCTGGTACAAAACGGTTTCCTGGATTATCTGAAAGATCCCCGGAAGATCACGTTCCCCTGGTCCATGATTGATAAGATCACGCCGAGACCGGACGAAACCGTCCTTCGGATGCTGAAAGCGGACGGCCTGGAAGATCTGGACATTGTAGTCACCGCTAAACACACCTATACCGCGCCTTTTGTAAATGCTGAGGAATGCGAGTATCTGGTGATTGAGGACCGTTTTCCCAACGGCCGTCCGCCTCTGGAAAAGGGAGGCGTTATCTTCACGGACAGGGCGACCGTGGAAAAAGTGGAGAAGATGAAAGTAGGTGCCTGCCTGAATCCAATTCACACGGCGTTGGCAGTCTTTGGCTGCCTGCTGGGGTACCGGAAGATTTCTGATGAAATGAAACAGCCTCTTTTAAAGAAACTGGCTGCGCGGCTGGGATATGATGAAGGGCTGCCTGCGGCAGTAAATCCCGGGATTATAGAACCGGCGAAATTTCTGAAGGAAGTACTGACGGTCCGGATTCCCAACCCGTTTATGCCGGATACGCCTCAGAGGATTGCCACAGATACATCACAGAAGCTTGCCGCGAGGTTTGGCGGAACTATTCGTACATATCTCGCGTCGGAATCTCTGAGTGTTTCTGAATTGCGGATCATTCCACTAGTATTTGCGGGGTGGCTGCGCTACCTGCTTGGAGTTGACGACGGCGGAAAACCGTTCCCGCTCAGCCCGGACCCCATGCAGGAGGAGCTGGCAGAGCAGTTAAAAGAGATACGGCTCGGCCAGATTTCAGGGGCTGAAGACGCAGTCCGTCCGATCCTTAAAAATGATAGGATATTTGGCGTTGATCTGTATCAGGCGGGTCTCGCAGCAAAAGTTCTGGACAATTTTAAAGAGATGCTTCACGGTCCTGGAGCGGTTCAGGCGTGCCTGGAGCAGGAGCTGGGCTAA
- a CDS encoding uroporphyrinogen decarboxylase family protein: MNSREKFIETLHHRDCGKITFDLGGTKATGINASLLYRLRKAYGRDEPVKIYDTFQMLGLVDEIDAKMFGIDVLSIWSDMTVFGYRNDEWKPWTTPDGTPALIGKSACITEQNRRLYMHPQGDPDAAPSGCMPLDGGHYFDYVTRQEEFDEDALNGYEDYKDQLEVMTIDDRTLDFYRKQAEHYFNTTDCGIVLNAEYGNMGATSMISGGYVKRTPGIRDFSEFLVAHSMYPEYIEEIFEAWTKLCIRNLELLYQAVGDKAQAVFLCGTDFGTQHSEIMSKSMFQELYVPYFRRTNGWVHEHTPWKTVYHSCGSLVNILDDMIDCGIDCLNPIQISADHMEPAGLKEKYGDSLTFWGGAVDGQTTMAGGTPDDVEHQLRENIEILRNGGGFVCSVVHNLQNNYELENVQRVLDVVREYR; encoded by the coding sequence ATGAATTCTAGAGAAAAATTCATTGAGACACTTCATCACCGCGACTGCGGAAAGATTACCTTTGACCTAGGCGGTACGAAAGCGACGGGCATTAACGCTTCTCTATTGTACCGTCTCAGAAAAGCCTACGGACGAGATGAACCGGTGAAAATTTACGACACCTTTCAGATGCTGGGGCTGGTGGATGAAATTGACGCAAAAATGTTTGGGATTGACGTGCTCAGCATCTGGAGCGATATGACGGTTTTCGGGTATCGGAATGATGAATGGAAGCCGTGGACGACTCCGGATGGTACGCCGGCGCTGATCGGCAAGAGTGCTTGTATCACCGAACAGAACAGGCGGTTATATATGCACCCGCAGGGAGATCCGGATGCCGCGCCAAGCGGCTGTATGCCGCTGGACGGCGGGCATTATTTTGACTATGTTACCCGCCAGGAGGAATTCGACGAAGATGCGCTGAACGGCTATGAAGATTATAAAGATCAGCTGGAAGTCATGACCATCGATGACCGGACGCTGGATTTTTACAGAAAACAGGCAGAGCATTATTTCAATACGACAGACTGTGGAATCGTGCTGAATGCGGAATATGGAAATATGGGTGCCACATCGATGATTAGCGGCGGCTATGTGAAAAGAACGCCGGGGATCCGGGATTTTAGTGAATTTCTGGTGGCGCACAGCATGTATCCGGAATATATTGAGGAAATTTTCGAGGCCTGGACTAAGCTGTGCATCCGCAATCTGGAGCTTTTGTATCAGGCAGTGGGCGATAAGGCGCAGGCTGTGTTCCTATGCGGCACAGATTTTGGAACGCAGCACAGTGAAATTATGTCTAAATCCATGTTCCAGGAGTTGTATGTTCCTTATTTTAGGAGAACAAACGGATGGGTTCATGAGCATACGCCCTGGAAAACTGTTTACCACAGCTGCGGTTCGCTCGTGAATATTCTGGACGACATGATCGATTGCGGGATTGACTGCCTGAATCCGATCCAGATTTCAGCAGACCATATGGAACCTGCCGGACTGAAAGAAAAATATGGTGACTCCCTTACTTTCTGGGGCGGGGCGGTTGACGGCCAGACAACGATGGCAGGCGGCACTCCGGACGACGTAGAACATCAGTTAAGGGAAAATATAGAAATTCTGCGGAATGGAGGCGGTTTTGTGTGCTCAGTTGTACATAATCTGCAAAATAATTATGAGCTGGAAAATGTGCAGCGGGTGCTGGATGTGGTCAGAGAATACCGTTAA
- a CDS encoding GntR family transcriptional regulator codes for MSRPSLKQIAYNTIKEKILSCEYEPSSFFNEEALCEELQMSRTPVRDALSRMEQENLIQIVPKKGFFIAPMSITEINMVFEGRLLLEPYIIINYCQHLSDETLQEMQSLLSLEKDNIQKKDMAIYQADHSFHMCLINQCTNHYFLRLYDNLHNQNNRLRVLSGRSSNDRLKMTLDEHMRIFTELTKRNLEQAASYMRDHLINSKEASFQSFITNHPYL; via the coding sequence ATGTCGCGTCCAAGTTTAAAGCAAATTGCCTATAATACCATTAAGGAAAAAATCCTGAGCTGCGAATATGAACCCAGTTCATTTTTCAACGAGGAGGCTCTGTGCGAAGAGCTACAGATGAGCCGCACTCCTGTCCGCGACGCGCTCAGCCGGATGGAACAGGAAAATCTGATTCAGATTGTCCCTAAAAAAGGGTTTTTTATCGCTCCAATGTCTATCACGGAAATCAATATGGTGTTTGAAGGCCGTCTCCTCTTAGAACCTTATATCATCATCAATTACTGCCAGCATCTATCCGATGAAACACTCCAGGAAATGCAGAGTCTCTTAAGTCTGGAAAAAGACAATATTCAAAAAAAAGATATGGCCATCTATCAGGCAGATCATTCTTTTCATATGTGTCTGATCAATCAGTGTACCAATCACTATTTCCTGCGCCTTTACGACAACCTGCATAATCAGAACAACCGGCTCCGCGTACTCAGCGGCCGCAGCTCCAATGACCGGCTGAAAATGACTCTGGACGAGCATATGCGCATTTTCACGGAACTCACAAAACGCAATCTGGAACAGGCGGCCAGCTATATGCGCGACCATCTGATTAATTCCAAAGAGGCTTCTTTCCAGTCCTTTATCACCAATCATCCCTACCTATAA
- a CDS encoding zinc-binding alcohol dehydrogenase family protein, with protein sequence MKTIRINQPGEVEILEQESPVRKKGEALLKLLYGGICGSDLGTYRGTFAYASYPRVPGHEFSAEIVEIDENDRGLKPGMVVTCNPYFNCKTCYSCRRGLVNCCMSNETMGAQRDGAFSEYITMPIERIYDGKGLPPRTLALIEPFCISYHGVSRAAIRPGDKVLVIGAGTIGVLAAVAAKSKGGEVYIADVAPDKIKFAVENFGLAGAVLNTGDSEEFLSELNEITDGNGFDVAVEAVGLPSTFQNCIDAAAFGGRVVLIGVGKKNLDFDFTLIQKKELNVFGSRNALKKDFLELIDLVSQGSFDLEKIVTDEYPMEDAAKAFRDFSENAGKMLKVVIKFA encoded by the coding sequence ATGAAAACAATTCGTATAAATCAGCCTGGTGAAGTAGAAATTCTTGAACAGGAGTCCCCGGTCCGGAAGAAAGGTGAGGCGCTTCTGAAGCTGCTGTATGGAGGGATCTGCGGAAGCGATCTGGGAACATATAGGGGGACCTTTGCCTACGCCTCCTATCCGCGAGTTCCCGGCCATGAATTTTCGGCTGAGATTGTGGAAATTGATGAGAATGACAGGGGATTAAAACCCGGCATGGTAGTAACCTGCAATCCCTATTTTAATTGTAAAACGTGTTATTCCTGCCGGCGCGGCCTTGTAAATTGCTGTATGTCAAATGAAACGATGGGCGCACAGCGGGACGGAGCGTTTTCTGAGTATATCACTATGCCAATAGAGAGGATTTATGACGGAAAGGGTCTGCCGCCCAGGACGCTGGCGTTGATCGAACCTTTCTGCATCAGCTATCACGGAGTGTCCAGAGCCGCTATCCGGCCCGGCGATAAAGTGCTGGTAATCGGTGCGGGAACAATCGGCGTGCTGGCTGCAGTGGCAGCGAAATCTAAGGGAGGAGAAGTATATATTGCAGATGTGGCACCGGATAAAATAAAATTTGCCGTGGAGAATTTCGGGCTGGCTGGCGCGGTATTGAATACCGGAGACAGCGAAGAGTTTCTGAGCGAGCTGAACGAAATTACAGACGGAAATGGTTTTGACGTGGCGGTTGAAGCTGTTGGATTGCCATCTACTTTTCAGAATTGTATCGACGCGGCAGCTTTTGGCGGCAGAGTTGTCTTGATCGGTGTGGGAAAAAAGAATCTGGATTTTGATTTCACATTGATTCAGAAAAAGGAGTTGAATGTATTCGGTTCACGCAATGCTCTGAAAAAGGATTTTCTTGAATTAATTGACCTCGTAAGCCAGGGAAGCTTCGATCTGGAAAAGATTGTGACTGATGAATATCCGATGGAGGATGCTGCAAAAGCTTTCCGGGACTTCTCTGAAAATGCGGGTAAAATGTTGAAGGTAGTCATCAAGTTCGCGTAA
- a CDS encoding GntR family transcriptional regulator → MLLITEKKEKESAKEYVMRELVDNIVNVRLEPGQQLMDQELCEQFHVSRTPFREAALELAQRRLIEIRPKIGTYVSFIDAKLVEEVRHLRSVLEAELAAMACSLLGERQIEQLWENIAVWQLYIKRGQVDKIFLLDKKFHEMLYQMCERMYWYELVEGIAPHFDRTTVLSFRCRPVKNILQDHEELVGAIEAHKPELARKISLRHMERYTENIDTIREAFPDYFKSG, encoded by the coding sequence GTGCTTCTAATTACGGAAAAAAAAGAAAAAGAATCGGCTAAGGAATATGTGATGCGGGAACTGGTGGATAATATCGTCAATGTCCGCCTGGAGCCGGGCCAGCAGCTGATGGATCAGGAGCTGTGCGAGCAGTTTCATGTCAGCCGCACCCCTTTCCGGGAAGCTGCCCTTGAACTGGCTCAGCGCAGGCTGATTGAGATACGTCCGAAAATCGGCACTTATGTCTCCTTTATAGACGCAAAACTGGTCGAAGAGGTCAGGCATCTGAGAAGTGTGCTGGAAGCAGAGCTGGCCGCCATGGCCTGCAGCCTTCTGGGAGAACGGCAGATCGAGCAGCTGTGGGAGAATATAGCAGTGTGGCAGCTATATATTAAAAGAGGCCAGGTGGATAAGATTTTTCTTCTGGACAAAAAATTTCATGAAATGTTGTATCAGATGTGTGAAAGAATGTACTGGTACGAGCTGGTCGAGGGGATCGCCCCGCATTTCGACAGAACCACAGTGTTGAGCTTCCGCTGCAGACCAGTGAAGAATATACTTCAGGATCACGAAGAGCTGGTCGGGGCGATTGAAGCTCACAAGCCAGAGCTGGCCCGGAAGATATCTCTGAGACATATGGAACGCTATACGGAAAACATAGATACCATACGCGAGGCATTTCCGGACTATTTTAAGAGCGGCTGA
- a CDS encoding NAD(P)/FAD-dependent oxidoreductase → MHEKYDVAVIGAGVIGSAIARELSKYQLRIAVLEKNLDVCNETSGRNSAVVHGGFAYDVGSLKSRFCVAGNRMMDRLSGELDFPFKRCGKVLVGNTEEDMRQLERVMEQGRQNGVEGLTLIDGEKLHELVPAVVGEFAMWSPASGIMDPFLFTVALAENAHDNGVEYHFDSEVLSAVREEKGYRLVTSSGEYSARWVVNAAGLGCKKISDMFGITGYHVIGSKGNYIILDKRTGALLPMPVYPVPSNTYMGIHVTPTVDGNVIVGPDAENVTDFTYYGVEQRNMDYLAEDAARLWPHIHKQDQIRNYSGILPKWVDEHGVIQDFKIEIRDDIAPNLVNLVGIESPGLTAAVPIAQYVTELMSERETFRKDPDFCPRRKGIVRFSEAAPEEQQRLIEENPDYGEMICRCEKVTKAELLEAVHNPLGVTTMTGIKYRTRAMMGRCQGGFCQTKLEKILEQETGKTEEEIRYSRQGSWVLAGKLR, encoded by the coding sequence ATGCATGAAAAATATGACGTGGCCGTCATCGGCGCAGGCGTGATCGGAAGCGCGATTGCCAGGGAACTGTCGAAATACCAGCTGAGGATTGCAGTGCTGGAGAAGAATTTAGATGTGTGCAACGAGACCAGCGGAAGGAACTCTGCGGTGGTGCACGGCGGCTTTGCCTATGATGTGGGTTCTCTGAAATCACGCTTTTGTGTGGCGGGCAACCGGATGATGGACCGCCTGTCTGGGGAACTGGATTTTCCGTTTAAGAGGTGCGGGAAGGTTCTTGTCGGCAATACAGAGGAGGACATGCGGCAGCTGGAGCGCGTGATGGAACAGGGAAGGCAGAACGGAGTGGAGGGCCTGACGCTGATTGACGGGGAAAAGCTCCATGAGCTGGTTCCCGCTGTGGTGGGTGAATTTGCGATGTGGTCGCCGGCCAGTGGGATCATGGACCCCTTTTTATTTACTGTGGCGCTGGCAGAAAACGCTCATGATAACGGTGTGGAATACCATTTTGATTCAGAGGTGCTGTCTGCTGTCAGAGAAGAGAAAGGATACCGGCTGGTCACAAGCAGCGGCGAGTATTCTGCCAGATGGGTGGTCAATGCGGCTGGGCTGGGCTGCAAAAAGATCTCTGATATGTTCGGTATTACAGGCTATCATGTGATCGGTTCCAAAGGAAACTATATCATCCTGGATAAACGGACGGGCGCGCTGCTGCCGATGCCGGTCTATCCGGTGCCCAGCAATACATATATGGGAATACATGTGACCCCGACGGTAGACGGCAATGTGATCGTAGGGCCTGACGCGGAAAATGTGACAGATTTCACCTATTACGGGGTGGAGCAGCGCAATATGGACTATCTGGCCGAGGATGCGGCTCGTCTCTGGCCGCATATCCACAAGCAGGATCAGATCCGGAATTATTCCGGCATACTTCCAAAATGGGTGGATGAGCACGGGGTAATACAGGATTTTAAGATAGAAATCAGAGATGATATCGCCCCCAACCTGGTGAATCTGGTCGGAATTGAGTCGCCGGGGCTCACGGCCGCAGTTCCTATCGCCCAGTATGTCACAGAGCTCATGAGTGAACGGGAGACTTTCAGGAAAGATCCTGATTTCTGTCCCAGGAGAAAGGGAATTGTGCGTTTTTCTGAAGCCGCCCCGGAAGAACAGCAGCGGTTGATAGAGGAGAACCCGGATTATGGAGAGATGATCTGCCGCTGTGAGAAGGTGACAAAGGCCGAATTGCTGGAGGCAGTCCATAACCCGCTGGGCGTTACAACGATGACGGGGATCAAGTACCGCACGCGTGCGATGATGGGGAGATGCCAGGGGGGCTTCTGTCAGACGAAGCTTGAGAAAATTTTGGAGCAGGAGACGGGAAAGACGGAAGAGGAAATCCGTTACAGCCGTCAGGGTTCCTGGGTGCTGGCGGGTAAATTAAGGTGA
- a CDS encoding NAD(P)/FAD-dependent oxidoreductase — MEKKDVVIIGGGPAGLAAALELHRRGIRDMVILENEEELGGILRQCIHDGFGLGRFGENLSGPEYARRFVEDVKEKNIPFITNATVMQLTKDKTVTAVTREGRLVYQAKAVILAMGCRERSRGALGIPGERPAGVFTAGTAQAYMNLYNRMPAKEVVILGSGDIGMIMARRLTLEGAHVQAVFEIMPHPSGLPRNIVQCLDDYDIPLYLSHTVTAIHGDRRLTGVTVAQVDEKLKPIPGTEKEYSCDTLILSVGLIPENDLALEAGIEMDPHTKGAVVDEHLQTRIPGIFAAGNVLHVHDLVDCVSLEAEQLAQSAADYLTEKGIPQCGLEVRPGQGIGHVIPQFISGKNDFNLSLRVRDHYRKCRITIRQNGCLIAEKKLPKAIPAEMIQFKVSAAGIQDQGVLEVTAE; from the coding sequence ATGGAAAAGAAAGATGTTGTGATCATCGGCGGCGGCCCTGCCGGGCTTGCGGCCGCGCTGGAGCTGCACCGCCGGGGAATCCGGGATATGGTCATTCTGGAGAACGAAGAAGAGCTGGGCGGGATTCTCAGACAGTGTATCCATGATGGTTTCGGGCTGGGAAGGTTTGGTGAGAATCTGTCGGGGCCGGAATACGCCCGCAGATTTGTGGAGGACGTGAAGGAGAAAAATATCCCTTTTATAACGAATGCGACTGTGATGCAGCTCACGAAGGATAAGACTGTTACGGCAGTAACCAGAGAGGGCAGACTGGTCTATCAGGCGAAAGCAGTCATACTGGCCATGGGCTGTCGGGAGAGGAGCAGAGGCGCGCTGGGGATTCCGGGAGAACGGCCGGCCGGCGTATTCACAGCAGGAACGGCACAGGCGTATATGAATCTCTATAACCGCATGCCGGCGAAGGAAGTGGTGATTTTGGGTTCCGGCGACATAGGGATGATCATGGCCCGCCGCCTGACACTGGAGGGCGCTCATGTGCAGGCAGTATTCGAGATCATGCCGCATCCCAGCGGCCTGCCCAGGAATATTGTACAGTGTCTGGACGACTATGACATCCCGCTGTATCTGAGCCATACGGTGACAGCGATCCATGGAGACCGGAGGCTGACAGGCGTGACGGTGGCTCAGGTGGATGAAAAGCTGAAGCCCATACCGGGGACAGAAAAAGAATATTCATGCGATACCCTGATTCTTTCGGTTGGTCTGATCCCTGAAAATGACCTGGCTCTGGAAGCGGGAATTGAGATGGACCCTCATACCAAAGGGGCGGTCGTAGACGAGCATCTCCAGACGCGGATTCCCGGCATCTTTGCGGCGGGCAATGTCCTGCATGTTCACGATCTGGTGGACTGTGTTTCTCTCGAAGCAGAGCAGCTGGCACAGAGCGCTGCAGATTATCTGACGGAAAAAGGGATACCTCAGTGCGGTCTGGAGGTCAGGCCGGGCCAGGGAATCGGCCATGTCATTCCTCAGTTTATCAGCGGAAAGAATGATTTTAATTTATCTCTGCGGGTCAGAGACCATTATAGAAAATGTAGGATTACCATCCGTCAGAATGGCTGCCTGATTGCCGAGAAGAAGCTGCCAAAAGCAATTCCGGCTGAAATGATACAATTTAAAGTCAGTGCGGCGGGGATTCAGGACCAGGGCGTATTGGAGGTGACGGCGGAATGA
- a CDS encoding DUF1667 domain-containing protein yields the protein MKKTYTCIICPNGCDITVEAEGRQILSVEGNKCAKGEEYVSQEIIAPKRTITTSVAVEGGSCPLASVRLTRAIAKEKIFEVMDVIKKLRLQAPVEAGSVVLHNVCGLDSDVMVTRSVEKR from the coding sequence ATGAAAAAAACGTATACATGCATTATTTGCCCGAATGGATGCGATATAACGGTAGAAGCTGAAGGCAGACAGATTCTTTCTGTTGAAGGGAACAAATGCGCAAAAGGGGAAGAGTATGTCAGCCAGGAGATCATTGCCCCGAAGCGGACGATCACTACCTCTGTGGCTGTGGAGGGCGGCAGCTGTCCGCTGGCCAGTGTGAGGCTTACAAGGGCTATTGCAAAGGAAAAAATTTTTGAGGTGATGGATGTAATCAAAAAGCTCCGGTTACAGGCGCCTGTGGAGGCGGGCAGTGTTGTGCTGCATAATGTCTGCGGCCTGGACAGCGATGTGATGGTTACCAGAAGCGTGGAAAAGCGATAG
- a CDS encoding sugar kinase, whose translation MNKPFDLLALGEVLLRLSPSGNERLMRGETFQKQVGGAELNVVSGVSLLGLRTGIISKIPDSDIGTFVKNRIRFCGVSDDYLVYDRDHNARLGIYYYENGAHPRKPRIVYDRMYTSVNKIDCSEFDSRLFDSARCFHTSGITLALSPQARKTAVEMMKRFKEQGALISFDVNFRSNLWSGEEARACIEKILPYVDVFFCSEDTARLTFHKEGDLKDIMKSFTLEYPISVVASTQRIVHSPRKHTFGSVLYSAKSNSFYVEEPYRNIEVVDRIGSGDAYISGVLYGLLSSPGDCRAALEYGNATGAVKNTVPGDLPSSDLKEIQSIIQAHKSTGPQLEMSR comes from the coding sequence ATGAATAAACCATTTGATTTACTGGCCCTGGGTGAGGTGCTTCTTCGTCTGTCACCCTCCGGAAATGAACGCCTGATGCGGGGAGAAACCTTTCAGAAACAAGTCGGCGGCGCCGAACTGAACGTGGTATCAGGCGTGTCCCTCCTGGGGCTGCGCACCGGCATTATTTCCAAAATACCCGACAGCGATATCGGTACCTTTGTCAAAAACCGTATCCGCTTCTGTGGAGTCAGTGATGACTACCTCGTATACGACAGGGATCATAATGCGCGGCTCGGCATTTATTATTATGAAAACGGGGCTCATCCGAGAAAGCCCCGCATCGTATACGACCGGATGTACACTTCTGTCAATAAAATTGACTGTTCCGAATTCGACAGCCGTCTGTTCGATTCCGCCCGCTGCTTCCACACCAGCGGAATCACCCTGGCTCTGAGCCCGCAGGCGCGAAAAACTGCTGTAGAAATGATGAAGCGCTTCAAGGAGCAGGGCGCACTCATTTCCTTCGACGTAAATTTCCGCAGCAATCTCTGGAGCGGAGAAGAGGCCAGAGCCTGTATTGAAAAAATCCTTCCATATGTAGACGTCTTTTTCTGTTCAGAGGATACGGCAAGGCTTACCTTCCATAAAGAAGGAGATCTGAAGGACATCATGAAAAGCTTCACACTGGAATATCCCATCTCCGTAGTAGCCTCCACTCAGAGAATTGTTCACAGCCCCCGCAAGCATACTTTCGGCTCTGTACTCTACAGCGCAAAATCTAACTCATTCTATGTAGAAGAGCCATACCGCAACATCGAAGTCGTGGACCGGATCGGCAGCGGCGACGCCTACATTTCCGGAGTCCTGTACGGGCTGCTGTCCAGCCCGGGAGACTGTCGGGCCGCGCTGGAATACGGCAACGCCACAGGAGCCGTCAAAAATACCGTTCCCGGAGATCTCCCTTCTTCTGACCTGAAGGAAATCCAGTCGATCATTCAGGCTCACAAATCCACCGGACCACAGTTGGAAATGAGCAGATAA